From the Candidatus Leptovillus gracilis genome, the window GATGAGGCTGATGGCGCTGGCAAACAACCAGTTGGCGGCGTAGCGGTTAACGGGATACCAGAGCTTAGGGTTTTCGTATGCGGGGGAGATGCGGAAGCCGTATACTGGATTGGGGCCGATTTTTTGCAAATACAGTGGCAGCGCCAACAGCGCCAGCAAAACGCCGCCGCCAACATACATGAGAAGAAGGGCTAACATAACGGCAGCCCCCGAGAACCTCGCTCGGGTTCAG encodes:
- a CDS encoding SdpI family protein translates to MLALLLMYVGGGVLLALLALPLYLQKIGPNPVYGFRISPAYENPKLWYPVNRYAANWLFASAISLI